The DNA region AAGGCATATCAACATCcaatgaatgtgtaaaatgatcttgttgacaaacaatatttgtgtgtgtatgtatgtatgtatgtatgtatgtatgtatgtgtgtatgtatgtatgtgtgtatgtatgtatgtatgtatgtatgtatgtatgtatgtatatgtatgtatgtatgtatatatgtatgtatgtatgtatgtatgtatgtatgtatgcatgtatgtgtatgtatgtatggatgaatggataTGTATTTATGCATTCATGCATGTGGGTGTGTAGGGAGGCAGGCAGGTAGTAAGTaggtgcgtgtgtgtgtgtgtgtgtgggtgggtgggtgtgagagtgtgtgtatgtgtacatgcatgcatgtatgcatcaTTCACTGCCATTTATTGACCACAGACAgaataaatgtctatatttacaGAGTTTATTCATCTCAAGAGAATGATTTAACTGTTTTCAGTAAATGCTCAGTGTAGTTTTCAATATATGGAAACATAATGAAAACTACAATCATATTACAGCTATgtgaatataaatacatattgcACATCTTTTGAATTAAAAAGTAATAATTAAATTTAAACAAGATGAGTTCAATATCCATAATATCTTATATATGACTTTGTAATTGTATTGTTTCTGTTTCTGGATTAATATCCTTGTTCTCTtcttcatcatcttcttctttaTCCCTGGGTCTTTCTCCATGACAGGAAGCCAGAATCTGCATTAACACAAAGATGATGGTGGTTGATATAGACAAGCCCAAAGTGAAGTACATGACTATCATGTTACTGTAACTTTCAAACAGCATTCCCACTATCCAAGGTATTAACATCTCTGAAGCGGCTGCTGCCATGCAGAAAATTGCTGTCGCTTTGCCGGTGAGTAGGATGTAATGTTCTGACCATGCTATTACTGTTGGGAATACAGTTGCCATGGATATACCAAGTAAAACTGAAGCTCCCCAGAGCACTGTGACATTTGTGCCCCCAAAGATCACCAACAGGGAACTTGCAGTACATAAACCAATTAGATCAATGATCAACATTGTTCTTGGAGACATCAGCATTGCACAACATATTCCCATTCCACGTGCAGCAGCAAAACTTCCCCAGAAAACAGAGTTCAGAAAACTGGCAGTCTGGATGGTGAAGCCCAGGTTTGATTTCAAAGCAAATGTGTAGATAAATGAACCTAACAGTGCTTCGTGGCCAACATAGGCAAAACAGAATAGgaacaaaaatatcaacagtGTCACCCTGAAGATGTGATTCTCTTTATAGGGTTTAGATGTCATGTTGCCAGGCTGCTCTTTGGACTTTACTTTCTTTGGTAGAATTACTTGACGAGAATCCTTCATAAAGAGCCAGAAGAATGGTATACTGACAAGGAAATGATAGAGTGAGATCAAGGTATACGGTATCCATAATGTACCATTTCCAGTGAAAGATTCAGAATCAATGTCACTGTTGTTACGTAATGTCTCATTTCCACTTTCATCAAAACTTAATCTCTCCGGtgcatcatcaccatcactgGCAACAGTTGAGGTCTTGATCACTGAGAACCCTGGTGAGCTTTGGATGAAAACTTGACTGCTCTCTGTTGTGTTTATGAGCACCAAACCACCTGTCTTAACACTGCTGTTACTATCATCAAGACTTCTTTCAATACGACCAATCATCTTTTGAAGTATCTTTTCAAATTCTTTAAGCTCAGTGTCTCTCTTGGAAACCAACTTCTCAACACCGTGAGGGGCATCTATTATTCCAAGCGGTTTGACAGTGTATATCAGCTCAGATGGTAGTATACTCTCATTAAACACAGACAGATCCAACATTGTCGACAACTCCAGACTTGGGGAAGGGCTGGTAGTGTTGTTCAATGGTGGTGTGAGGAATGGACCAGCTATCAGTGGTGCTACAGTTGCTCCTAAGGCAAAAAAGAAATGTAGAGCTTGCATCCATGGACCAGAATCCTTCTCCCATAtgttcacacacacaacatTTCCTCCTATAATAAtagaatatttgaaattaatttaaaagGATCATCACATCAGCAAAGTTGAAATAACGTTACTGAAGAC from Glandiceps talaboti chromosome 18, keGlaTala1.1, whole genome shotgun sequence includes:
- the LOC144449294 gene encoding sodium-dependent glucose transporter 1A-like, producing MVSEAKHRGNMQLSNGDIMDGMENENNTKPTHVDLLTEQVLPEKTEGKGATYSSKVLKTVLIYFAFFGLGLCISVVGPSLPDLQFQTNASLQQITFMFTARSTGYLIGAMIGGACFDRFENQLLLALSLFGSGVTGLFLPWCSALWLLITFMAVWGFCSGFLDTGGNVVCVNIWEKDSGPWMQALHFFFALGATVAPLIAGPFLTPPLNNTTSPSPSLELSTMLDLSVFNESILPSELIYTVKPLGIIDAPHGVEKLVSKRDTELKEFEKILQKMIGRIERSLDDSNSSVKTGGLVLINTTESSQVFIQSSPGFSVIKTSTVASDGDDAPERLSFDESGNETLRNNSDIDSESFTGNGTLWIPYTLISLYHFLVSIPFFWLFMKDSRQVILPKKVKSKEQPGNMTSKPYKENHIFRVTLLIFLFLFCFAYVGHEALLGSFIYTFALKSNLGFTIQTASFLNSVFWGSFAAARGMGICCAMLMSPRTMLIIDLIGLCTASSLLVIFGGTNVTVLWGASVLLGISMATVFPTVIAWSEHYILLTGKATAIFCMAAAASEMLIPWIVGMLFESYSNMIVMYFTLGLSISTTIIFVLMQILASCHGERPRDKEEDDEEENKDINPETETIQLQSHI